From the genome of Uranotaenia lowii strain MFRU-FL chromosome 1, ASM2978415v1, whole genome shotgun sequence, one region includes:
- the LOC129753267 gene encoding heat shock protein 70 A2-like: MTTIGIDLGTTCSCVAVFRNGNVEVISNEHGNRVTPSFVAFNGSEILLGDSARDQAAHNPKNTIYDVKRMLGRRCDDPKIRNDLRQWPFEVVNEQGNLLIAVEFRQKRKLFTPEEISALILGKMRQMAELYLNEQVHDAVITVPAHFNDAQRKATKDAGAIAGLHVMRILNEPTAAALAYGLDKNFQTERNVLIFDLGGGTFDVSILTIEEGSVFEILATAGNPHLGGVDFDLRLVKYLVKDLYQKHNIDIRSNHKAIRRLRAAAELVKHTLSTTIEAIIDIDALEDGVDFITTVTRARFEELCSDLFQMTIEPMEKALRDAKMTRETIHDIVMVGGSSRIPKIQSIVQEFFDRKHLYNSIHPNEAVAYGAAVQAAILSEYRDAKIQQLLLVDVTPLSLGIQTAGGVMTNVIDRNTRLPCRGKRRFTTYTDNQPGVTVLVFEGERAMARDNTKLGSFELLGFPLAPKGVPKIEVTFELDLNGILHVTAEELSSRKACSIRITKDRHQLSEDDIARMLDEAAFYREIDNQQRLRSFSRNKLEAFCFKVRANIGEDGVEQDERKAKALKVCEETLQWLENNPTAEKDEYEAQYKTVAKISKPLLKQLEN; this comes from the exons ATGACTACCATAGGAATCGATCTGGGTACCACTTGTTCCTGCGTAGCCGTATTTCGGAACGGCAACGTCGAAGTGATTTCCAACGAACACGGTAACCGGGTTACGCCAAGTTTCGTTGCCTTCAACGGGTCGGAGATTTTGCTGGGCGATTCAGCTCGGGATCAGGCAGCACATAATCCGAAAAACACGATCTACGATGTCAAACGGATGCTGGGTAGACGGTGTGATGAtccaaaaataagaaatgaCTTGCGCCAGTGGCCATTCGAGGTGGTGAATGAGCAAGGCAATCTGCTGATTGCTGTTGAGTTTCGGCAGAAGCGGAAGTTGTTTACACCGGAAGAGATCAGTGCtttaattttgggaaaaatgcgacag ATGGCTGAACTTTACCTGAATGAACAAGTACACGATGCAGTTATCACGGTTCCAGCTCACTTTAACGATGCCCAACGAAAAGCAACGAAAGACGCTGGAGCCATTGCTGGCCTTCATGTAATGAGAATACTCAACGAACCAACTGCCGCTGCTTTAGCCTAtggattggataaaaatttccaaacgGAAAGAAATGTGTTGATATTTGATTTGGGGGGCGGGACCTTTGACGTATCGATTCTGACCATTGAAGAAGGCTCCGTATTTGAGATACTGGCAACAGCAGGAAATCCACATTTGGGTGGAGTCGACTTCGATTTACGATTGGTTAAGTATTTAGTCAAAGATTTATATCAAAAACATAATATAGATATCAGATCAAATCACAAAGCCATTCGAAGGCTCCGAGCAGCAGCTGAATTGGTGAAACATACTCTGTCCACGACAATCGAAGCCATCATAGATATAGATGCTCTAGAAGATGGGGTGGATTTTATAACGACAGTAACCAGAGCACGTTTCGAAGAGCTGTGCTCTGATTTATTTCAAATGACCATCGAACCAATGGAAAAAGCCCTTAGGGATGCCAAGATGACTCGAGAAACTATTCATGACATCGTCATGGTTGGAGGTTCTTCACGCATTCCCAAGATCCAGTCTATAGTGCAGGAGTTTTTCGACAGGAAACATCTGTACAACTCAATACACCCCAACGAAGCCGTAGCCTATGGAGCTGCTGTCCAGGCAGCTATACTTAGTGAATATAGAGACGCAAAGATACAACAACTCTTGCTGGTAGATGTGACGCCCTTGTCACTTGGCATACAAACAGCTGGAGGTGTTATGACAAATGTCATAGACCGCAATACCAGACTTCCATGTCGAGGAAAACGAAGGTTCACAACATACACCGACAATCAACCAGGAGTTACAGTGCTTGTTTTTGAAGGTGAGCGAGCCATGGCCAGGGATAACACCAAGTTGGGAAGTTTCGAATTGTTGGGTTTTCCTTTGGCTCCCAAAGGCGTACCAAAAATAGAAGTTACGTTTGAGCTTGACTTAAACGGAATCCTTCACGTAACGGCCGAAGAGTTGAGCTCTAGGAAAGCTTGCAGCATTCGCATCACCAAAGACCGGCACCAGCTGTCGGAGGATGATATCGCTCGTATGCTGGACGAGGCCGCATTTTACCGGGAAATTGATAACCAGCAGCGTTTGCGAAGTTTTTCCCGTAACAAATTGGAAGCGTTCTGTTTCAAAGTTCGAGCAAATATTGGGGAAGATGGTGTCGAGCAGGATGAGCGAAAGGCCAAAGCATTGAAAGTTTGCGAAGAGACGTTGCAATGGTTGGAGAACAATCCGACGGCCGAAAAGGATGAGTATGAAGCTCAATACAAGACGGTGGCAAAAATATCTAAACCGCTCCTGAAGCAGCTTGAAAACTGA